The Melospiza georgiana isolate bMelGeo1 chromosome 1, bMelGeo1.pri, whole genome shotgun sequence genome contains the following window.
gaagaaaatatattctaaACTCAGCAGATTTGCAggtaaaaatattctttcaaaatacattccacaaagttaaaaattaaatctggattgcagattgcagaaaACTTTTAAGTTTCCCTTCCAGATTGTTTTAGATCCACTTCTGCAGCATAACCAAAAAGAATTTACCATACAGTGGAATTCTTTGCATACCAGGCAGCTTTTAATCCATAAGAGAGCACTTGAGTTAAATCTTGTGAGCTATGTGGGTTTTAAAAAACACttgatattattttaaaaatataacagatcaaatcatggaatcattaaggttggctaagacctttgagatcaccAAGCTAACCCAGCCCCATTGTCTTCATTattaaaccatgtcctcaaTGCCACTGCCACAAGTttttaacacttccagggatggggacttcATCATTTCCCTGGGAGAAGGTGCTAATTTTGAATGCATGGAGACAATGAACTGGAAACCAACTTTTCCTTATCCTGGCTGCTTCCCCATCCTCATATTTGGAAAGTCAGAACTACCGACTTCCTCGCTCACACACACGCTCTGATTTTAATTGGAATTTGGTTTGAATTATTACTTTTGCTGAGTGTTATTTCTCATTCTTATGGGGAAAAAACATCACTCTGGCCTTGTTCAACACCCTCTGGTTGTGTTCAGGGAGTCCttgtgcagcccagcagggtcAGACCCACCTGGATCTCCGGTCGTAGCTCCGAGATCGCCGGTAGCTGTCGCTCCTCTTGCTCCTGCTCCGACTCCTGCTGTAGTAACTGTCATAGGTGTAGGATCTGctttaaagggggaaaaataatacTGAATTCACAATTTCTGGTctaaaatgctgttttaaatGGTATTTATATAGAGATATGAGAGGATGTATAGGAATTACTGTCAAGGATGTGGCAAACAATTCTACGCTTTATAAAGGTTTCAACACAACAACAATTTTCAAAGTAACaataaaaatctcaaattttAATAGGAAGGACATAGTAAACCTTTATAAAGCTTTGTGCTGTCCCTCTTTTTCCTAGTAAAATTCTTCTTTGCTGATAATTCTGAAAGCAAGCCAAGTAATGTGTTCACTGCTATTTATAGCATTACCTACAACTGTAATGCCAGGACGGTTTGGTGATTTTCAACTTTTGAAAGTGTCTTGTGTTCATTTTGCTTTGATTCACGTTGTCATCATGATATTATAATAATAGTTTTAAGTACTAcagatccctggaagtgtccaaggccaggttggatggggcttggagcatcctgggataGGGGAGGGTGCCCCTTCCCATGGCAAGGGGTTGGATCATCTTTAAGGTGCTgtctaacccaaaccattctgggattctatgagATAAAAGTAAtcttaaaaagtatttttataaataaatatgtatttagaTATGCATTTGTATTACAGTATGTATAATAAAATAGGTAGTATGCACGATATGTAATAGTTTCATATGcaataattatataataaagtatattttaaagaaattaaataaaagtagACTTGTACTAAGATGATTTGATGGGCAGCACATTTCTTGCAGTTTGTATAAAAGGACAatctgatgcctcaggttttaacTTTTGTATTtctcagattctgtgctgctttagtgtgtgggtctgagctccacatcagggcatggtgagctctgtgcacagagcagggagacaaaacaattcctgctccagctgggcaccaaggacaaatgacccaaatctcagcccaagaacacaaacaccgtgggctggagagagaaaaacaagcagggtgggactgcctgggctaaagctggaatgggacaatgaactgcaaggtgcaaatggagcagaactgatcccagggagagaccccgggagcgctcgtgcattttggggccattttggttcatcttgggtgcagcccaaggtggatccatggagacttttaataaatccctgctttattctttagctctgtccagtctctgttctaggtcagccttcacaaggcatcaaaTCCATACCTGGACCGACTGTGGTGCCCATAGGAACTGCTCCTGGATCGGCTCCTGCTGTAGCTCCGGCTgacaaaatcaaaaccacagagGGGTTTTTAGTCAACAGAAACCAAAAGTGCTGAAGAGAgcagggggagagggggaaCAAGAGGAGGAGAAGACATCTGGCACAGTTTGCAGCTGGGTGAACTCACCTACGGCTCTTGTAGCTGTGGTAGGAACTGCTGCGGCTCCTGGAGCGATCCCGGCTGTACCAGCCCCGGCTCCGGCTCCTCGAGTAACTCCTGGACCTACAGCCAAGGACAGGAGAGAACACagctgaggagagcagcagaaaatgggaaCCAGAAGAAGTTATGAATCTTCAGCTTTTTAGCTAAATATTTATTCCACACTTGCTAGATGATATGGCCACTGAGTTaatccaagggctggagcccctctgctctggagccaggctgggagagctgggaatgttcccctggagaggagaagctccagggagagctcagagccccttccagggcctaaaggggctccagaagagctggagagggacttgagACAAGGGAtgaagggacaggacaagaggacacttcacacaggtgcccagagaagctgtggctgcccctgcatccctggaagtgtccaaggccaggctggaggggacttggagcaccctgggataatggaaggtgtccctgcccatggatggtgtttaaggtcccttccaacccaaaccactctgtttCTTCTATAACACAGGGctgtgaaaaaacaaaaaccacaaccTGAAAAGCATTCTTTGAGAACATAAGAACATTCAatctgccagggctggctgtgggagcagcacaTGCCTCTCACCTGTATGAATATGTAGAACTTCGGGATCGGCTTCTCGAGTGACTGTAGGATATGGACCTGGTTCTGTGTCTGGATTTAGACTCAGATTTGCTTCGTGACCTGCTGAGGCTCCTGGAAGGGCTGTTGTCATCTCTGCTCGGAGATTCCTCCTCACTGGAACTTTCTTGGTTCCTTGGCCGACGATTTAGCCGAGCTGTTTTCCTCACTTCATCAAAGAGAGACCCAGGCCttactttattttttgcttttatttcaattCTTAAACCTGCTGGTTTAGGCTCTGGTGCTGATGCTACATTTTTAACCTCTGTGGTCATACTGATTGTTGCTGGTTTTAAGTTACCGGCACCTTGCAAAGGCTTCCATTTATTGTCTATCATATTGCTTGGGgtattttcagaaatttcactttttaaactACAGTCTTTAGCACCAGACGCAGGGGCAAAGTTATTTTCTTGCCTTcccacttctttttcttctttaatattAGTAAAGTCTCTTAAGTTGTTTTCCAGTTTGACAGCATCTTGCTCAGGGGTGTCAACCTCTAACTCTTTTTTTACACCAGCACTTAAAGGTTTAGCAGTGAGAATGACAGGAGACAAAACATCCACATCCACCTTCCCCGGCGAGTTACGATCCGGAGTACAAATCTCCATGTTGTCATCTGTCTGAATGACATCTTCCAGCCCATTCTGGTTATTTTCTTCAGCTTGTTTAATCTCACTCTTGCAGGCAGCCACGTTTATTCCTGAGTTTAAAATACCAGTTGAAGTGCTTGTTTCAATGAACTCTTTATTAAGGTTGCTGCGATCTGGCGAGGCCCCACATGTGGTGTTTTTATCTAAAAGGTTTTCATTCACACACGACTTTTCACCATTTCCCATTTTATCTGTGAGTATTTCATCCTTTTCATAAACTTGTTTTTTATCCTTTATGTCCCTGCTAagctccttttcttttttatcatcCTTGGTAACCGGCTTTTCATTTATCTCATCATCCTCTTCTTCCCCAAACTCAAGGGGGGGCTGCCAATGAaacacttcttttcttttctggactttgtgttttttctcctttttaccTTTcgatttttcttttgcttttttggaatgtgattttttAGGAGTCTTTTTCAACCCAtgtttgtgttttttcaacTTGCCTCGAGTGTCTGCTGAGCTGGAAAAAGAACTCTCAGACTCAGAAGATGACAACTGTTTGCTTGTCTTCCACGTGCAGTCAGAACCCAAAAAGCCCTCTGAGGAATTGGATTGTTTTTTTATCCTTTTGGTAACACTAAGCTCTGTGTCAGACCCTGAGGTGGCCTCTCCTTCTTCTTTCCCAGAGGAGGGTCTGGAATCCCCCCTGTTATGCTTTGCCTCTCCTCTTTCAGAGTTGGATTCCGAGTCCCATTTGCTACCTGAGTAGGATTTGCGTTTTGTTTTTGCACCACCTCTGGGCGGCTCCAAGCATTTCTCCTTAGCTGCTTTCTTTTTGGAGTGATCACAATCCCGCTCACCCTTGcctttctcctcccctctctcACAACTTAAGCtatttttatcctgtttttcaGCATCCCCTTCTAAAGGAAagcagctttctttttcttggaccGCTTTGGCTTTGGCAGAGCGCTCGCTGTCGGAGGACAAGTCTGAGGATGACAAACTGTCACTCTCCTTCAACCCTTGGGAAGACTCATCGTAGTCCTTTGGATGCTTGTAAGGCAAAGTGCTATCAGAGCTCGTTTCCTGCCTCAGTTTGAGGCCCCGAGCTTTGGGATCGCTGGATGTGGATTTCCTTTTGCTCCTGTGCCTGTCCTCATCGCTGAGGGAATAGTCAGACGTGGACTCGCTGTACCCCGACCTGTCACTGTGGTATTTACTGGGGGACGGTGACCTGCCAGAGGAAGGAGATTTTGTCCTGGAGCTCGATGGGCTTCTAGACCTTGAGTAAGATCTTGAGTAGGAGCGGCTTCGAGAGGATCTGCTCCTGGACCTGGGCCAGCTCTCCGAGCTCCTGTCGCTGCGGCCTTTGGAATAAGCGCTCCGCTCGCTCTCggagctcctctcctgcttgCGGTAGGAGGAAGAAGTGTTGGCCTCCTTAACCACCACTAAATTGTAATTAGTTTGGGTGGGAATTAAGTGGGTTGTTTTAGCTTTCATCTCCTGAATTCGCTCATACGATGGTTTCCAAGGTTTCTGCCCAGGTTTCCACCTTGAAGGTGGGGGACTGTCACTTAAGGGTATGACAGGGAGGTTTTCTGGGACAACTGGTGGCACGATAACTTTGTCACTGGGCAGGATCACTGCTCGGACAGGCTCAGCAGTCTTGGTCAGCTTAGTGTCATTTAACCGTGCTGAAATATTCCGTGGAGAACTGGGAACAGTCTTTTGCTGCCTGGGGTTAGAACTTGACCGCGACCTACTTGGAGATCGTGATGATTTAGAGGCTGATCTTGATCTAGAACTTCTTCTGGAGTAAGACCTTGATTTAGATCTAGACCTGGATCTGGACCTGTAGTATGATCGAGACCCTCTGCTTGATAAAGATGACAAGCTCTGGTCTTCCCTATCAGATTTAGACCAGTCCCTCCTGGATGAGCGCCTGGAAGACAATGAGGAAGAACGAGATTTCCTCTCACGGTCACAAGATGATTTTGTCCTCCTGTGGAAGGAATGAGAGGATTCTACATCTGATGaggctgatgttttctttttctttgtttgcttgtgCTTCTTGAAATGTTTCTGctttttagatttctttttatgcttcaccttcttcttctctttcctgtGCTTCTTGTGATGGCTGGAGTATCTCACAGTGCTCAGATCAGCAAAACCGTTATGGGACCAAGACCTGGATCTCCGGGATGCACTTCTCTCATCCCATCTGCTGCTACAGGGGTCACTCAGCctggaaagcaaacaaagaaacccCAGACTAAAGCAAaagctttaaaaacatttatctaaattaagtatttttaaactttattttaaataagtttACATAAACCCTAGCACACATTTTGTTACCACAGAATTGCTTTGAGTTCCTTACACTCGTTCCAAGATGTAGAATTGCATCACTATTAAGAGCTACTTCTCCCCAAGAAATAAATCAACTAACACAAGCAAGTTTTGCATATTTTAGGACCTATGTAAAGAGATTTAAATTACCTCAGTCTGCAGGACTTTGACCTCTACAAAACAGGATCCTAAAACCATATTTAAATACAAGTTTTAAAACATCTCAGTACATAAAAAAGaataatctgaaatattttcaattatgCACTACtagttatatataatatttttaagttttccatTAAAGATTGATCTCCTGCAATTTGATAGAAGCTTATATTTTGTATCAAGCCATCAGGAATTCTGGAGAGCTGACTTCCATCCATCACACAGTTTGTAACTGCTGAAAGAACATACAACTAAAACAATAAAGGCTTAGTGGATTTGATTGTTTTACTCCAAAGAAACTGTGTAATCCACATTGAGGAGAAGGAAATCACTGAATccttaaggttggaaaagatctttaagatcACCAACTCCCACCACCTGGTTCAGCACTAAACCATGTTGtcaggtgccacatccatgtTTTCTGAGCAATTCCAGGGGTGGTGACGCCACACTTCCCTGGGTAGCgtattttttctgtgaaaaaaaaaccatttcctAATGTCTAAACTACCCCTGGCACAATCTGaggctgtttgtgctgctgtggttACATCTACACAACCAACAAGGCCTTCCCAAAGGCAGGACATCTCCGAGCTGTGGGGGTGAGGCTCTCACTTGTCTCCTTTGCTCCACTTCTCGCCGCTGGGGGCTCGGTACGTCCGCAGCCTCTGCATCTCCTCCTTCCAGTGCGGAGGGGTCTCGCTGCTCTCCTCATCGTCCGACTCGGAGCAGGAGCGCGACCGCGGCGGGGTGTGATAGCGCTGGGacagcaaacacacacagcaaggCTTTCTTACAAAACTCCTGCACCTTTTGTACTTTTTATATAGACTTCTAAGCCTGAGAGaggccagcagctcagccagcttTTGGAAATGTGGAAGGAAGAATCAAGGAGGAGGCCGTGGATTCCCTTTCGGAATAACGCGATTATTGCAGATAACCACGCTCGTTTTTAAAGCACAGGTGTTGCACTTCAGGCATTCTTCATGGTTTGTAGGAGCAAAGACAAGCCCCATTTCAAAAGTTACTGCTGTTCAACTCTTCAGAATGGGAATCActttaaagcaattaaaaaaataaaaaactgaacacaaaaaaaaccccccaaaactcTTTCACAAAAAAGAGCAATGAAgcttcacattaaaaaaattatgcttaGGCAGAGAATTTAAGTAGGCAACAAGCTACTTGTGCAGCAGAGAAAGAAGAACTCTGCTACTGCTAACTCATTATTTTCCATTACCCAGTGGGATACACACTTAGGTAAATTCTGTGAGGAAATCAGATCCTCCTTGACTCAATAAAAGCACATCTGGGTTTGACTCAATTATTTTGAGCCACttataaaagcaataaaatgagtgaaaaaaaagcattgtcccagaataaaattacaaagatgcatgtatttatttatcCAGGTAATTACAGAAGGTTTTAAAACATCcttcttttataaaaaaaacaaaatcaagatAACCTGAGCTTCCCTATTGTTTCAGCTGAAGCCATGACTGAATCAAAACCAGCTTTTACAGAAGAATGGCCTAAAAGATTGCAGGGTGTCATGGACCTCCCTAATTCTCACATTTTATACTCTGGAGTCTCATGGAACCTACAAACAAGGATTTTGAAAAATATCACACCTGGACAGAAGCTGTGCTAATAAAGGCTATAAGAGGtggaagaaaaatgtgtttctgcAACTGCCAGCCCTAAATGACACCTTTTTCATTCTTAATTTTGCTAAGAGGGTGCcaaaatgatggaaaaaaaaaaaaaaaagaagacagaaacccccaaaatctgTCAGAAGCCAATTCTACTCTgccttaaattatttttccccaagtCTTTATTTACATAAGTATTCCCAAACATTCCATTTAGGCATTTTTTTTGTCCAAACAATCTTTAAGTTAAAAGAAGTCACAGGAAGGATGGAAAAGAAGTGTTATAAAATCAACTACCTGACAGGATTTCAGTGCTTTCTAAACTGGATACTACAACATGTAAACAAACTGTCACACAAAGCCCTCCAGGGAAATTCAAAGCTCAAAGTCAGGGGTGTTACTCTGGGTgagaggaaataaagaaataaataaaattgtcaCATACTATTGTGCctcttcctttaatttttcGTCCCGATTTAGAGACTGATGGTTTCTGGTCAGTCAGAACTGGTGCAGCATCAAGAAGCTTcctaaataaattaataaagtaTGAAGTTACACAGCAAAAAACACAATTAACTTACAATTAGTTTAagttaaaaatgagaaatattcaTCATTGTATTCATTTTCAGACAGAattcagtggggtttttttgcaagagAGTTCTGCAACAAAAGGCAAATCAACATGTATTTGTTTTCAATCAAATGTGCAGCCTGATCTCTTGACACAGAAATTAATGTTAACAATGAACTTGCAAAACACTGTCACAAGAGGTTAACTTGTGTTTGGGGCACAAATCCTGAACACAACATGGGCAGATGAGTTTCAGGATCTCAGTTCAGGATAGTTCACTGATTCTAAAGCTTTGCTTCTTTCAGCCTGTGTAATATTCCCAAAAATAGTGAGGAAATCTTTGGGAATGTGAGTGATGTTCCAAGGAAAGACTTACAGGAGACTGTACCATTAAGGAAATATAAAACCCAAcaccaaacaaacccaacacTGATTTTAGAGCTAATTAGAGTAATGGATTAGCTCAGCTAATCAAATGCAATTAAATTTGACAGTGGAGGTACAAAAACACATTGAAAGCATCTCATGAACTTGTGACTTCCTTTGTAGCAAAAGAAGAGCTTTTTCTCTAATTCTCAAACACTGCTAAAGTCATGAAATTCCAGGGGATTGATTCTGAACCAAAGTTTCTTCATCAGTctaagaaagatgaaaaatcaCCTCTCCCAATCCCAAGTCTCCCTTGCAATCAAGTATTTCCTGTGGTTTGCATTGCATGATTGCTTCTGAAGTTAATcattaattgtttttaattgaGTTTAACACCCTTAAAGACCAAAGAAATCATCTTGAGATCTCACTAGCACAGGtcacaaggaaaagaaactgtGAAAAGGCCAATGAAATGACCACATGCAGCAATTCTGACACTGCAGTCAGCAGCACCAGCAAGAGAACGTTAACAGGAATATTTCATGCACAGATTTCAGCAAGTCAGAATAAAAAGCTCAGAGTTCCTTACGGTTCAGGCTCTACATTGACAACAGGCACATCTCTTCTGAgcaaaaatctattttcaggCACTGGGGGGATTTCCTCAGGACGTACCACGGGCTTGTCCCGCTTGGTGCTAAGGTCGACTTTGTCTGCGCCATCGCTCTTGTCAGAAAGGCTGCTGAGGGAAAGAGCAGGGTGAGAAATCACAGTTAGCTGGGAAATCCCTTGGCCAACTGGGTTCCAAGAGAAGATGCATCAAACTTAGAGTTGGCTTAACAGCCAAGATGTGTTCCACAACCCATTTTAGGCTAAAGGGAGGATGGGCCATTATTACTGGAGAGAAAGTTCAGTTCTTGCTTTACAGCAAGtgattctgcttttcatttacAACTTGTTGAGAAATACTTCTAAAATATAATCAAATATATGTCCAAAGTTCTGCAGTTTGCCTAAAGTCTCACTTTTACACAGGTGTGCTGAGCCCTGTGGAATTTAGTAATTTCAACATCACTCTTGCTTTTATCTACAAAGATCTTCAATTTAATAGAAAACTCAACAAGCTCAactttagggttttttgtttgtttataaaATCATGcaccaaaccccaaactttAAAGCATTTTCATATTTACTGCTTGAGCACTTcatgaaaacaaagcagaattGCCCAGATTTTACTGCAATTGTTAGATTTTAGAGACCAGTCACCGTCTTTGGCTTGAGGTTCGCTTGCACCTTGGAtcctccttcttcctctcctccttccttcgTTTCCTGGACTGTTTGGTTTTAgctcttcttttcctctttttcctcctgctcctttcaTTCTCAGCCTCGCTCTCCGAGGAGGATTCTGAAGAGCTGGATGCACTGGAAGAGGACTCTGAGGCTTCTGAGTCAGAGCaaactttcttcttcttctccaaaGCTTGAACAGATATTTTCAATTGACACTGTgacatgtgtgtgcatgtaaaAGCACAAAGCACATCATTTTACAGATGTATAAATACACAAATGGGCCATTCTAGAAAAGCTCTGAACTTTTTAACAATAtcaaagaatcacaaaatcatctGATTGTGCCCAGACTAAATCCACGTTGGTATTATACAAATATTTTCCAGCAAATACAGAATACACAGATAAGCAAAGACCacttacagtaaaaaaaaattaggtacTTTTAGAAACAATGCACAGGTTGCAAATCAAAGATTAAGAATAAATTAGTTGCTGGCCCAGttgtgtattttttattttcaaaactttgttatttcctcttttctgtATCCTCACACTTTTACACTAGAGCTCCCCTTGACTTTCTCTAAAGGAGATAAATTACCACCTTATCCAAGGGAAAATCAGAAATTAGGTAGAAAATGCAAACTTTCACAGAGACTGTCCAATCATATATTTAACATAATTTATTCTCTATGAATcttcatgaaaagaaaaataagcttGACCACATATATTGCATATACTGACTTCATAGTCTTAAAATAAACCTTTGGAAAGTGCACAAAATTCAACTTTAGAAAAGTGCATTTGTGTCTCCCTCTTTCAAAAAAACAGAGAATTAATTTTTGATTCCTTTTTCAGTTTGTCGTGTCAACCTCTAACATGAGCAGGGGACAAATGTTGagggcagaattttttttttttttgctgtgctttCCTCTCCTACACCAAGATTTACATTTTACAGGCTTACAAGAATTAATTAAGATTCTATATGTCCACCATAATGATTTTTAGCTGTTGGTGGAATTGTACTCTGAGAACATGAGTGTTGGATTAAGCCCTTTTCTGACCCACTCATTTCTGTTTAAACTTCTGATCCATCATCAGAATGTATTTTTCAATTCTCAGTGATTACAGTCCCTCCTGTTCCGATGGAAATCCCCAAGCTCCCAGGGTCACACTGGTACAATTATATTGATTAAACTCCAGCAGACCTTGAGTTCTTCAAGAACTGAAGCCACCCTGAGACCCACAGAACAACAGGAACTCTGTCACTGGGAAGCTCCCACACCTTCTgggtgatttctcatgggcagctcctcacagcactgactgctCCTTCCTCACAGCAAAGCCAACAGACCCCAGCTCCCTTCTCAACCAGCTGACccctcttttatagcactcaagctcactggacacagctggggcctgttaagggcagggctggtctcaatctttggtgattggcacagctgcagctcctcaggggccAGATCACCTTCTGCAccatctttgttttctttctatcCCACACAGTCATTCAGCAggttctgcagcacagcaaggagagATCAGCAACAGCTCCTGGGAGGGGGGATGTTGGATTAAGCCCTTTCCTGACCCACAGctggggcaactgagaggtgctttaaaaacttttattccattttcagtctcatgtgaagggtgagacaatacagatgttatcaTTTATGTTATTATAATTAGAAGCTAACTATTATTTAATTATAATACATGATAAGTGTTTCTTGGCCTATCAGCTTTAGCCACACCATGCTGTAAATGCCTTAAAGCCAATCATCTAAAATTACCCCTCGTGGGTCTcactacaatgcatctttcacagTTCTATTTCTCCAAAGTATCCAGTCTTATTTGCAAGGTTATCTTTTGAAACttgttccatttctctctcagcaatgtctgtccaTTCCATGACATTTCCAAGTCCGCGTTTCTCATCTCAAAGTTTGCACGTGGATGCGCACACTGGGTGAGCCTTCTGTCAGGCTTGGAGAATTCCCTCCAAATCCATTTCCTGCACATGAACATCACTAATTTGGGAAGGttgaattaaaattaatgaataaTTCTGGGGACTCACCATCCCTGGCTGAGCTGGTGAGCAGCACCCCGCAGTCAATGACTCGCACATCTGCGTAGGGCCTGCTGGCCGTGTCGGTTTTGAGATTTTCTATCTGTTCTATGACCTCAAACCCAGAAATGACCAGCCCAAAGACAACGTGCACACTGCAGAAAGGAATTGTTTACAAAGTACAAAACAGCTATGAATCATTGTGGTGATTTTCCAATtaatttcacatttaaaaagTCAGTCTGATGTAGAACACTGAGCTCTTAATGCATTAAggtttttttatggttttaagTCGAACATTGACAACCATGCTAAGATTTTATGCAATGTGAAACAAAGATCCACTCTGACATCAAGTACTTCCCTCAAACTGAAGCAGTCTCATCTCCTCAACAAGAGCAGGGTAAACAGATGAAAATTCCTAACCCACCCTTCTATTTTCGCAGTTTTGTGCAACAGAGATCAAGAGCCCATCCATAAACATGACAGAACTCCTCCCCAGAGAAGCAGAATTTATAGATCTCCACAAACCCAGGATACAATTCCCCCCTGGCATTGCAGGGACAGTTAAAATAAAGGAatctttggttttgttctgtggTACCACATTTCTCTTCCTGTCTTCCATTTGCCCCATAAATTTTAGGGATAAAAACAAGCCCCAAAAGAGATGACTGCTCAAATATATTAAGTTTGGCAATTCAAGTCCCAAATTTATGGGCTGAGGGCAGCGAGcagttttaaagaaataatcCTAGGATTTAAGACAATTCAAGTTTTTGTCCAGCTTTAGGAAATAAGTTGTGACTTGAAATTTTTATAGAACTgaaacttttgttttccatctcaTCCCATTGTATAATTTCCGCAGAGTTAAGGATTTGTTTCCCCATTGTTGTCTACTTTCAATATAACCCTTTCAATATAACTTCAGCAATCATTTGAGAAATATGAAAGGATTCTTACCCATCGAGATGAGGAGCAGGTTTTGTTGTTCTGTTGGACAAACAGCAAGATGGGAAGAtggtaaaataaaagaaaatcagggATTCAGATGAAGTAAAAGAGGAGaatgacacagaaaaaaaaaaaaaaaaagaggtgaaggtaagacaaaaatagtgaaaaaacacaGTTAAATATATGGAATtaacaaattaaaattacagATTATACACACAGGCTTTCTTAAACTTTTACATGGTGTTTGTTTGAAGTTTAGCTAAGTGTGCATATTGAAAGCTGTACCAAGTATCATTTCATGCATGCAGTAAACAATTTCCAAGTGTctttaaatacacatttaatGTAACTTTATGATTTTTAATCACAG
Protein-coding sequences here:
- the NKTR gene encoding NK-tumor recognition protein isoform X4, which encodes MGVQDRPQCFFEIEINREPVGRIMFQLFSDICPKTCKNFLCLCSGEKGIGKTTGKKLCYKGTTFHRVVKNFMIQGGDFSEGNGKGGESIYGGYFKDENFILKHDRAFLLSMANRGKHTNGSQFFITTKPAPHLDGVHVVFGLVISGFEVIEQIENLKTDTASRPYADVRVIDCGVLLTSSARDALEKKKKVCSDSEASESSSSASSSSESSSESEAENERSRRKKRKRRAKTKQSRKRRKEERKKEDPRCKRTSSQRRLSDKSDGADKVDLSTKRDKPVVRPEEIPPVPENRFLLRRDVPVVNVEPEPKLLDAAPVLTDQKPSVSKSGRKIKGRGTIRYHTPPRSRSCSESDDEESSETPPHWKEEMQRLRTYRAPSGEKWSKGDKLSDPCSSRWDERSASRRSRSWSHNGFADLSTVRYSSHHKKHRKEKKKVKHKKKSKKQKHFKKHKQTKKKKTSASSDVESSHSFHRRTKSSCDRERKSRSSSLSSRRSSRRDWSKSDREDQSLSSLSSRGSRSYYRSRSRSRSKSRSYSRRSSRSRSASKSSRSPSRSRSSSNPRQQKTVPSSPRNISARLNDTKLTKTAEPVRAVILPSDKVIVPPVVPENLPVIPLSDSPPPSRWKPGQKPWKPSYERIQEMKAKTTHLIPTQTNYNLVVVKEANTSSSYRKQERSSESERSAYSKGRSDRSSESWPRSRSRSSRSRSYSRSYSRSRSPSSSRTKSPSSGRSPSPSKYHSDRSGYSESTSDYSLSDEDRHRSKRKSTSSDPKARGLKLRQETSSDSTLPYKHPKDYDESSQGLKESDSLSSSDLSSDSERSAKAKAVQEKESCFPLEGDAEKQDKNSLSCERGEEKGKGERDCDHSKKKAAKEKCLEPPRGGAKTKRKSYSGSKWDSESNSERGEAKHNRGDSRPSSGKEEGEATSGSDTELSVTKRIKKQSNSSEGFLGSDCTWKTSKQLSSSESESSFSSSADTRGKLKKHKHGLKKTPKKSHSKKAKEKSKGKKEKKHKVQKRKEVFHWQPPLEFGEEEDDEINEKPVTKDDKKEKELSRDIKDKKQVYEKDEILTDKMGNGEKSCVNENLLDKNTTCGASPDRSNLNKEFIETSTSTGILNSGINVAACKSEIKQAEENNQNGLEDVIQTDDNMEICTPDRNSPGKVDVDVLSPVILTAKPLSAGVKKELEVDTPEQDAVKLENNLRDFTNIKEEKEVGRQENNFAPASGAKDCSLKSEISENTPSNMIDNKWKPLQGAGNLKPATISMTTEVKNVASAPEPKPAGLRIEIKAKNKVRPGSLFDEVRKTARLNRRPRNQESSSEEESPSRDDNSPSRSLSRSRSKSESKSRHRTRSISYSHSRSRSRSSTYSYRSRSYSRSRSRGWYSRDRSRSRSSSYHSYKSRSRSYSRSRSRSSSYGHHSRSRSYTYDSYYSRSRSRSKRSDSYRRSRSYDRRSRSYGSDSDSDRSYSNNRSPSESSRYS